DNA sequence from the Candidatus Sulfuricurvum sp. RIFRC-1 genome:
AGCGGTTCGGTATTTTTAATGCTGGCACACGGTGTTGTTTCAGGGGCGCTGTTCTTGCTGGTCGGCGTTATTTACGATCGCCGCCATACGAAATTGATGTCAGAATTTGGTGGTCTTGCAACCGTTATGCCGCGTTATGCAACCATTTTCGGAATCATGATGATGGCTTCTGTCGGTTTGCCTTTGACCATTAACTTCGTAGGGGAATTCTTGAGTTTACTCGGTTTTTACAAACAGTCTCATATGTTAACCCTCACCGCCGGTGTCGCGATTATCGTTGGAGCTATCTATATGCTTGCGGCGTACAAAAAAATGTTCTTTGGAACCGTTACCAATGAGGCAAATCGTAACTTGAAAGACGTTAACCGTACCGAGATGCTTGGGTTGATACCTTTGGTTATCGTGGCAATTTGGTTGGGTATCTATCCAAAACCGGTATTAGAGCCGATCAATAACAGTGTTGAGTCCGTCATTCAGTTGATGCACGATAAAGCACAAAGTCCTGAAGCAAAAGCACGTATTCCTGATTTAACAGGTAAGAATGATACTATCTCACTGCAGGAGGCGCACTAATGTTGGAGCCGATTAATGTTTCACTAGCGTCGCTTAATTTAGCGACCTTAGCTCCGATGGTTGTCGCAATCGTTGGTGCACTGACTATTTTAGTGATCGATATGATAAAGGGGGGGTTAAACAAATCATTATACGTAATGATCAGCCTTCTTTTCTTACTCCTTGATTTGGGTGCATTGGTCGATTTTGCCGGTGTTTTTCTTAAAAACGGAACGATTTTAGGGTTCTTTGACGTCATGCTGATGGATGGGATTGCGATCCTTTCACAAATTATTATTGTTGTCGGGTCCATGCTATTTATCCCATTGGCACTAACCTCAAAACGTTTTCATGAGTATGATTATCCTGAGTATTTTGCCCTCTTCTTGTTTATGATTGCGGGCTTCCAGTTTATGGTAGCTACCGATAATCTTATTTTGATTTTTGTCGGTTTAGAGACAGCATCGTTGGCACTTTATACCTTGATCGCCTTACACAACCGTTCTAAATCGTTTGAAGCGGCAGTGAAGTATTTTACGATGGGCGCACTGGCAGCCGGTTTCTTTGCATTCGGTTCGATGATTTTATACGCCATCAGCGGTTCGGTTGAAATTAACCAAATTGCTACCGTATTGGCAGAAGATCATTACAGCAATATCGGATATGTACTTGTCGCAATGGCATTTATGATCGCGGCATTTGGATTCAAACTCTCAATGGTGCCGTTTCATACGTGGACACCGGACGTATATGAGGGTTCATCAGCGGCACTTGCCGGTTATATGTCTATCGTTCCGAAAATCGCAGGATTCGTCGTCGCAATGCGTTTGTTCGAATTCTTGGTACACAGCGGTGTCGTATGGCTTCAAGTGATTCTCTACATCGGAGTGGTTGTGACGATGACCGCTTCGAATATCTGGGCATTGGTTCAGAGCGATGTTAAACGTATGTTGGCGTACAGCTCTATCAGTCATGCCGGTTTTGTAATGGCGGCAATTTTGATCGGTACGACACAATCAAATACGGGTTTATTCTTGTATTGGGCATTGTTTAGCTTTACCAATCTTGGTGCGTTTACCATGCTATGGGTAAACCGTCAGAAAAATCTCCTTCCGGGACAAAGTTCGGATCATCCGTACGAAAAATTCTCAGGTATGGTAAAAACCATGCCGATGGGTGCGGTGATGATGGCGTTGTTTATGCTCTCTCTCGCCGGTATTCCACCGTTTGGTCTGTTTTGGGGTAAAATATACATGATTGGTTCAGCGGTAAGCGCAGGATATACCGTTCTGGCTCTTATTATGGCGCTTAACTCGGCAATCGCAGGGTATTATTACCTCAAATTGATTGTTTTCATGTTTATGAAAGAGCCGATGGTAGGGTATGAAAAGTTCTATTTTATGAATGCTTCACTCTCTCTCAAAACCATTATCGGGATAGCAGTTGTCGGGACTATTTTTGCAGTCTTTGCCGTGAATCCTTTGTTGAAAGTTATTACGCTATTCGTGTATAATAGCGGCTATTAAAAGGAAGATAAAAGGGGGATAGATTGAGATACTGGATCATTCTATCTCTTTGGTTCCCCCTTTTGGCATTAGAACTTACCCTTCAGAGCGGTAAAGAGAGTGGGGAAAAATACAGCGTTCTCCATCTTCGCGAATCTTCCCCCTTTACGTGTCAAGCCACACAAGATGATTTTGGTGAGACAAAGCGTATTGACTGCCGTTTTCCCAAATCCCCTAAACAAAAATTTCCTCCGATTGACAATGAAAGGTTTAGCGTTAGTGCAGCCACATCACCCCAAGGATACACCCTAACGATTCTTCCTAAGTCTAAAATGAAATTAATGCCGGTAGTGTTTAATCTCACGAAAGAGTCCGATACCTATCAATCGGATGTGAAAAAGTCGAGCCACTGGAGTGTAGTCGGGTATGCGAAAAAACTCCCTTTGCTCAGTATCTCGGCACCTTCTGCCGATGGGATTAATTTTCCGGTAAAAATTAAAAAAAATAACCGCCCATATATTGGAGGATTGGATCTCAAGGGAAATCCGATCAAAATATCACGAGTGCAAGATGTAACCGATTATATGAATATGAAAAAGGCGTATGAGGCTAAAGATTACGATAAAGTTCTTGAACTCTCCGAATATACTCTAAAAAATTATCCGAAAACCGTCTTTAAAAATGAATTGATGCTCTATCAAATTCGAGCGCTTCATTATGAAGATGAATCCGAAAAGCTCTTGGAAATCGGTAAGCAGTTTTTGAGACTTTATTCTTCGGACCCTAATCTTGCCGAGGTATTGGCATATATGGGGAACGCCTATGGAAAAGTGGGTCAGAGTACGGATGCCGATTACTTTTTTGATCGTTTGTTTAATGAACAATCAGAAAGTCCATTTGCGTCACTCGGGATGATTTACAAAGCAGAACAGCTGGAAAATTCCGGCAGTTCAAAACAAGCGATGATTTATTATCAACGTTCACTTGCAACGAGCAGTGATGTCGGTATAGCGTCTAAAGCGGCATTTAGACTCGCACAGATTGAACTGGCTAATGGTAATACCAAACAAGCCGCACATTACATTGAAAAAATCACCTCTGCAAATTCCAAGTATTTAAAAGAAGTACTTGAAGATGCGATGCTAATGGCAGAAACATTTTATGACCGAAACGATCCTAAAACAGCTTTACGCATTACCGAGGCACTTTTAAGTGTGATCGATCCGAAATCGTCCGTGCATCCGCAATTGTTGAAAAATCTTGGATTTCAGTATGCTAAAGCGGGAAAACAAAATGAAGCGCTGAAACGGTTTAATGAATATCTGGAAACGTATAAATACGGTGAATTCGTTGAAGAGGTACGACGGGCAAAAGACGGATTGTTTTTTGAAGATGGGGAGAAAAACACCACTGAAGAGATCAAAAAATACGATGATCTGATTGGACGTTACGGAGATGACAGTGTCGGTCGAAAAGCATTGTATAAAAAAGCGCAGTTATTATTAAAAGAGAAAAAATACCAAGAGGTATTGGATTTAGAAGATGAGCTGTACCGTTTGGATTCGACCGAGTATCCGCAGACCAATACGTTGATTTCAAAAAGTGCCATTGGATTGGAAAAATCGTTTTTGAAAGAGGGCAAATGCGCTGAGGCGATGAAATTTCAGAAAATGTACAAAATAAAACTTCTTCCGGAATGGGATGAGGCCCTTTTTAACTGTGCACTGAAAACGACACAATATGCTACCGCTAAAAAAATAGCGCAAAGACATCTAAAAGCCCCATCGGTAGCTGAACGTCAAGTGTGGCTATCGCGTATGGTAAAAACGCAGTTTGGTTTAGGGGAGTATAAAGAAGCGATTAAAGGGGGCGAAGAACTGATAACCCTTTTGGGTGTTGAGAAAAACCCTCCGCTTAATGATATCTATCGCACGATGTATGATGCGGCACAGCGTGTCGGAGATGCCGAGGGGATGATACGTCATGTCAAATTGATCGAAGCTGCCTACCAGAATGATTTTAAAGATATCGAGCGTTATACCCAAATGGTGAGTTTAGGGCTGAAACGCAAAGATGAAGCGATGACGCAAACCTATGCTCGTAAGGTGATGGCGTTGCAAGAGCGGACGAAAACCTATACGCAAAGCCCTTATATTGAATTTACGTTGGCTCAATCGTACCAAAATATCGGAAAAGACACCGATGCGTTAAAAGTATTGAGAACACTAAATCCGCGTAAGCTGGTGAATGAAAAACGCTCACGTCAGCAGTATTTGATCGGAGCAATTGAGCAAAAATTGGGGAATAAACGTCAATCCAGAGAGGCGTTTAATGCGAGTATCAAAGCCGATAAAAACTCCGCATGGGGAAAACTGGCCAAAGACGCACTGTCACTATTTTAAAATTATTTCGGCGATACCCATGAGTTCTTCGGATAAACCGCTGGCACTCAAAGTAAACTGATGAGTATTAAAAGTCTGTTGCCGCTTCGCTAATTGTCCTGTATGGATGCTGATCTGATCGATAAGCTCATTTTTTGTCAGTTTTCCGTCTAAATACTCCAATGTTTCAACTATCCCGATCGATTTCATACTGTTGGGGATTCTTCCGTAGAGACGTTCGAGCTCGGCAACTTCATCAATCAGTCCCGAATGAATCATTTTGTCGGTACGCAGAGCAATTCGATTGCGCAGTATCTCCCGATCAACCTGCAAATTGAGTACGGGACACTCGGTGATGATCGGCTGCGGCGGATGAGCGTGAAACCATTCTGAGGGAGCCAACCCCGATTCGAGATAGATGAGGAGCATTTTTTCGATCCGATAGGTATCACTTGGAGTGATTTTATCCATTGTGAGAGGATCGATATCGCTCAATAGACGATGACATTCACTCAGATCACTGAGCATAGCTTTTGTTTTTTGCAGAGTCTCAGGAGAATAATCGGGAATTTTAGATAAACCATCGATCATGCTTTTGAGGTAAAAACTGCTTCCGCCGACAATGATGATGTTTCGGTTTTCCCTCAACGCTTTATTTCGTATGGAGTGATATTCATCGATAAAAGTGATGACGCTGGCTGTTTCATCCGGTTTGAGCCGATCAATGCCGAAATGCTCTACCATTGAGAGCTCAGATTTGGAAGGTTTAGCCGAGGCGATATCGATCTCTTTATAGATACTGAGAGAATCGATGGAGAGGATTAGGGCATTATACTGCTGTGCAAGAGAGAGTGCCAAATCACTCTTGCCTGATGCCGTGGAACCGATAATCGCTAAGGTTTTCATAAATGACATTATATAACTTTTAGTTAAAGCGTTCGCCCTGAGCTCAAGGAAACATCGCTTCGCGTGCGGTATCCTTGTTTTGTCGAAGGGTAATTTTATGGTTCGACGAGCTCAGCACGAACGGATTTTATGATGACAAAGAGAATTTACGATAAAATAAAGTCATTATGATTGAAAAGGGTTATTGTGAAACGATTAGTGAAAAGATTACAAGACTTTAATGAGCTGGTGATGTTTCAGCACAGTGTCTTTTCGCTCCCTTTTATTTTTATTGCGATGATCGTAGCGGCGGATGGCTGGTTTGGCTTTAAACTTCTCATTTTGGGTGCATTGGCAGCGATCAGTGCCCGTAATGCAGCCATGGGATTTAACCGCTATGTCGATCGCGTTTACGATCAATATAATCCCCGCACAGCAGGACGTCCCAGTGTGGATGGCCGTCTGGACGGGGCATCCATTGCTATTTTTACCGCTGTCAACGCTTTAGTCTTTATGGCGGTAGCCTATTTTGTCAACGATTTAGCATTTTATGTGAGTCTGCCGGTACTTCTGGTACTGTTTAGTTATTCGTATTTCAAACGCTTTAGTTCGATGGCTCATATCGTCTTAGGGATATCATTGGGCCTTGCACCGATGGCAGGGGCAATAGCGGTTTTGGGAACGGTACCTCTGTGGTCCGTTTATTTGAGTATTGGCGTCGTTTTTTGGGTGGCAGGGTTTGATTTGCTGTATTCATTGCAGGATATGGAATTTGATAAAACAAATGGCCTTCACTCTATCCCATCACGTTATGGGAGCAGTGCTACCCTTAAAATTTCCGTTACCTTTCATCTTTTGAGTGTTCTGTTCTGGGGGCTCTTTGTCAGTACCGCAGAGTTAGGATTCTTTGCTGTTGCCGCTATTGTTTTTAGTGCCTTGATGCTTACGTATGAGCATTACCTCGTACGTAAAGATTTTACTCAGATCGATCGGGCTTTTTTTACGGTGAACGGCTATTTGGGCTTTGTGTTTATCGGATTGATTATTTTAGATAAGGTGGTAAATCTATGAGTGATGTACGTTTGATTGAAGCTCCGCTAGAGATCATATTTAGTGTTGAGAGCAGCAACAAAGTTGAATTTGATCGTGAATATATACAGCTGAGCGAAGTAGAAAATGATGCAATAGGCCAATGGCTCCGTAACGCAAGAAGTAAAGGTGAATCGGTGGATGATACGGTAGTGATACAGCTGTTGGTTGAACTGTATCGAAAAATAGATCACTTAGAACAGGTATTGCTCCTGAGTGCACCGAAGAGGACTGTGTTATCGTATGAGGGCAAGATTAGTAGAATCGGGTATGAGCATTTTGAACTGCTTGAGCCGCAGCTTGAAATCGGCCAAAATTATTACGCGCGACTCGAAATGCCGGTCCATCCTAAGAGGGAAGTCAGTTTTTATTTTGAGGCTCTTTCTCCTACTCTGGCGAAAATTGTTCGGATGCACCAAAAAGATACCAGCGACTGGGCAAGTTACATGATGGCACGTGAGCGAGCTATAATTCGCCATTTAAAAGGATATGAATGAATTACACCATCGAGATAGCTCTTGTCGCGTTGGCAATATTACTCATGGGGCTTATTTATTATGTCATCAGCAAAGAGGGGGAAGTCGCTTCACAAATTCGTTCGATTGCCAAGGCGGTCGATGATCTGCATCGTGAACTCTTTATGATGGACAAACGGCTTAAGCAAGAGCTGGAGATTATTGCCTCGCTTCAAGAGAGTACTCCTATGAGTCAGAGTTCTCTTCATGCTGAGCTTGGGCGTGAGGTGAATGAAATCTCGGTTCCGATCCTGGAGTCATTGGCTCATATCGAAGGGAGTTTGAGTGCTTATAAAGAGAAGACGGAGAACCGATTACGTTACCTCGAAGAGCGAATCCGAAATCTCTCTCTTCCTACGTCGATCAGCGGGTTAGATGATGAAAAAGTGATTAGCCGCTACAATCAAGGATTGGAAGTCGATGCTATCGCCAAAGAACTTCGCCTTTCAAAAGCGGAAGTAGAATTTGTTCTAAAAATCAATCAGCTTCGCTGATGGTGTATTAATTACTTTTTAAGCTTATCTAGCTATAATTTCGTTCTCTTTAAAATGCGTCCGTAGCTCAGCTGGATAGAGCACCGGTTTGCGGTACCGGCGGTCAGGGATTCGAATTCCTTCGGGCGCACCACTTACAAACACCGTAATTATCAACCCTTCAACTCCTAAAACCAAACACCTAAGAATCCAATCATTCGCATCATTGATCCCACTTTTTTTTGATAACTCTATTTTTCGTCATCTTGTACTTGATACAGGAGATGGATAGATTCCGTGTCGTGGCACGGAATGACGATATTATTGTTTATTTTTTCGTGCAGTAATTTCGCCCAAAAAGCTTTCCAGGTCGTATTTAACGCGGTATTGCGGAGTGAGGATATGGATGAGGATGTCACCCAGATCAATTGCAACCCAGTCTCCGCTTTCATCAACGTACAAAAACTGCTCTTCGGGTTTGAGCCCTTTTTTGAGGTGATCGAGCAACGCTATGGTGTGACGCTCTCCTAATGATGATGCGAGAATAACGTAGTCGGCGAAATAATCGCTACCATGAAGGTCGAATACTTCGATTGCTTCGGCTTTATTTTGATCGAGAATAGCACTGATCTTTTCAATTCGTGGGTTCACAGATGTTCCTTGTAGTAGGTTGTAATTTTTTGTTCGATATTCGCCTCCAACCCCAAAGGGCTTCCCGAGGCACGAAAATCGCTTGAACTGATCGGTGCGTTGATAGTGAGCCGAATCATATTTTCCGGGATTGGGATGTCGGAGCGTGCTGCAACGACCCAGTGCACCATAGTATTAAGTTCATTAAAAGAGTGCCAAGTTGGCAGTTTTTCGAGATTATCGGCTCCGATAATGAGGTAAATCTCATCGCATTGAGTCGTATAATGTTTTACCGTTTCGATGGTATACACACTTTTTTCTTGGGTGATCTCAAAATCGCTGATTTCTACCTTTTCCAAAGGGGCAAAAATTTCTTTCAACCACTCGTAACGGAATGCTCCATCAGCGACAACGGAGGGCTTGAACGGATTGCGCCATGCAGGGACAATAATAACCTTATCGACACTCAAAACTTCCAGCGCTTTGGTAACGACAGCGACATGTCCGGCATGCGGCGGATCGAAACTGCCGCCGTAGAGTGCAAGCTTCATGAGCCTCAACTTCTTTTAATCGAAATTATAACCGATTTTTGGTAAAATAACCCCCTATTTTGTGTTTAGGATAAGGTGATGGCGCTGAAGATAGCTATAAACGGATTTGGCCGCATCGGCCGCTGTGTTACCCGTCTAATCGCCGCACGTAATGATGTGGAGCTTGTCGCGATCAACGACATGGCTTCAATCGATATGGTGCTCTATCTATTGCAAAATGATTCCGTTCACGGACAGTTTGAAATTGATGTGAAAAAAGTGGAGGATGGGTACCTTCAAATCGGAAAAAATACGGTTCGTATTCTGTGTGAAAAGAATCCTGAAAATCTTGATTTCGGTGCACTGGGCGCGGATGT
Encoded proteins:
- the nuoN gene encoding NADH-quinone oxidoreductase subunit NuoN, which gives rise to MLEPINVSLASLNLATLAPMVVAIVGALTILVIDMIKGGLNKSLYVMISLLFLLLDLGALVDFAGVFLKNGTILGFFDVMLMDGIAILSQIIIVVGSMLFIPLALTSKRFHEYDYPEYFALFLFMIAGFQFMVATDNLILIFVGLETASLALYTLIALHNRSKSFEAAVKYFTMGALAAGFFAFGSMILYAISGSVEINQIATVLAEDHYSNIGYVLVAMAFMIAAFGFKLSMVPFHTWTPDVYEGSSAALAGYMSIVPKIAGFVVAMRLFEFLVHSGVVWLQVILYIGVVVTMTASNIWALVQSDVKRMLAYSSISHAGFVMAAILIGTTQSNTGLFLYWALFSFTNLGAFTMLWVNRQKNLLPGQSSDHPYEKFSGMVKTMPMGAVMMALFMLSLAGIPPFGLFWGKIYMIGSAVSAGYTVLALIMALNSAIAGYYYLKLIVFMFMKEPMVGYEKFYFMNASLSLKTIIGIAVVGTIFAVFAVNPLLKVITLFVYNSGY
- the rsfS gene encoding ribosome silencing factor codes for the protein MNPRIEKISAILDQNKAEAIEVFDLHGSDYFADYVILASSLGERHTIALLDHLKKGLKPEEQFLYVDESGDWVAIDLGDILIHILTPQYRVKYDLESFLGEITARKNKQ
- the miaA gene encoding tRNA (adenosine(37)-N6)-dimethylallyltransferase MiaA translates to MKTLAIIGSTASGKSDLALSLAQQYNALILSIDSLSIYKEIDIASAKPSKSELSMVEHFGIDRLKPDETASVITFIDEYHSIRNKALRENRNIIIVGGSSFYLKSMIDGLSKIPDYSPETLQKTKAMLSDLSECHRLLSDIDPLTMDKITPSDTYRIEKMLLIYLESGLAPSEWFHAHPPQPIITECPVLNLQVDREILRNRIALRTDKMIHSGLIDEVAELERLYGRIPNSMKSIGIVETLEYLDGKLTKNELIDQISIHTGQLAKRQQTFNTHQFTLSASGLSEELMGIAEIILK
- the mqnP gene encoding menaquinone biosynthesis prenyltransferase MqnP; the protein is MKRLVKRLQDFNELVMFQHSVFSLPFIFIAMIVAADGWFGFKLLILGALAAISARNAAMGFNRYVDRVYDQYNPRTAGRPSVDGRLDGASIAIFTAVNALVFMAVAYFVNDLAFYVSLPVLLVLFSYSYFKRFSSMAHIVLGISLGLAPMAGAIAVLGTVPLWSVYLSIGVVFWVAGFDLLYSLQDMEFDKTNGLHSIPSRYGSSATLKISVTFHLLSVLFWGLFVSTAELGFFAVAAIVFSALMLTYEHYLVRKDFTQIDRAFFTVNGYLGFVFIGLIILDKVVNL
- the nadD gene encoding nicotinate (nicotinamide) nucleotide adenylyltransferase — protein: MKLALYGGSFDPPHAGHVAVVTKALEVLSVDKVIIVPAWRNPFKPSVVADGAFRYEWLKEIFAPLEKVEISDFEITQEKSVYTIETVKHYTTQCDEIYLIIGADNLEKLPTWHSFNELNTMVHWVVAARSDIPIPENMIRLTINAPISSSDFRASGSPLGLEANIEQKITTYYKEHL